A genomic stretch from Oleomonas cavernae includes:
- a CDS encoding NHL repeat-containing protein: protein MILGGDPGLDGLAAPIVPGPASLFGPRGACLAGPGGPLFVCDTGHHRVLGWHRAPATDGQPADFVLGQPDFSREGRNAKGEVTATSLNVPTGIAAADGILAVADAWNHRVLLWFGLPERGGRPADVVLGQADFSGGLINRGSDQAAADTLNWCYGVAIIDGRLLVADTGNRRVLVWDTIPTRNGTPADLVLGQRGPTIRDENAGAGANALGMRWPHGIAMLDGRILVADAGDNRVMVWNHLPRADGVPCDFMLGQADMAGVDHNRAAYYPTAGAMNMPYGLAVLQDRLVVADTASSRLLGFEAGGLAMGAEASRLAGQASFGDKGDNRWGFPARDSLCWPYNVAACENTLVVADSGNNRILLWEAAP from the coding sequence GTGATCCTGGGCGGCGATCCGGGGCTGGACGGCCTGGCGGCGCCGATCGTACCCGGTCCGGCCAGCCTGTTTGGCCCGCGCGGTGCCTGTCTGGCAGGCCCGGGCGGGCCGCTCTTCGTCTGCGACACCGGCCATCACCGCGTGCTGGGCTGGCACCGGGCACCGGCGACGGACGGCCAGCCCGCCGACTTCGTCCTGGGCCAGCCGGATTTTTCACGCGAAGGCCGCAATGCCAAGGGCGAGGTGACAGCCACCAGCCTGAATGTGCCCACCGGCATCGCGGCCGCCGACGGCATCCTGGCCGTGGCCGATGCCTGGAACCACCGCGTTCTCCTCTGGTTCGGGCTGCCCGAACGCGGCGGCCGTCCGGCCGACGTGGTGCTGGGCCAGGCCGATTTCAGCGGCGGGCTGATCAATCGCGGCAGCGACCAGGCCGCGGCCGATACGCTGAACTGGTGCTATGGCGTGGCCATCATCGACGGCCGCCTGCTGGTGGCCGACACCGGCAACCGCCGGGTGCTGGTGTGGGACACGATCCCGACCCGCAACGGCACGCCGGCCGACCTGGTGCTGGGCCAGCGCGGCCCGACCATCCGCGACGAGAATGCCGGCGCCGGCGCCAATGCCCTGGGCATGCGCTGGCCCCACGGTATCGCGATGCTGGACGGCCGGATCCTGGTCGCCGATGCCGGCGACAACCGGGTGATGGTGTGGAACCACCTGCCCCGGGCCGATGGTGTCCCCTGCGATTTCATGCTGGGCCAGGCCGACATGGCCGGCGTCGACCACAATCGCGCCGCCTATTACCCCACCGCCGGGGCCATGAACATGCCCTATGGCCTGGCTGTTCTGCAAGATCGCCTGGTGGTCGCCGATACCGCCAGTTCGCGCCTGCTGGGGTTCGAGGCGGGTGGTCTCGCCATGGGTGCCGAGGCGAGCCGCCTGGCCGGGCAGGCAAGCTTCGGCGACAAGGGCGACAACCGCTGGGGCTTTCCCGCCCGCGACAGCCTGTGCTGGCCCTATAACGTCGCCGCCTGCGAGAACACCCTAGTGGTCGCCGATTCCGGCAACAACCGCATCCTGTTGTGGGAGGCGGCGCCATGA
- a CDS encoding tetratricopeptide repeat protein: MAIDRIEDQVRAALSAAEDAEASPQERAEMLMEIAIGLQQRPKSPDALTAAVDLYDKALSICPAGEDLLRARIVARRGTALQAVPEEGTASLEQARKAFDQAIPVLAELGRPEEIAEAEMNLGVVIQNLAGAGRARITDAIAAYQRALRTFERRRFPTEFAILQNNLATAFLSIPMTDERAKMREALAVQAFEEGLKVVNLIDHPTEYAMLQNNLGNALQYASSSHAVENNLRALDAYDEALKVRSRADMPGEYANTIANKANCLWNLPDDPANPEHGNRANLLQARACYAEAREIFVAQGELQKARIVAEACEQVERELLAAPAANGGGITAVARTM, from the coding sequence GTGGCTATCGATCGCATCGAAGATCAGGTGCGGGCTGCCCTGTCCGCGGCAGAGGACGCCGAGGCGAGCCCGCAGGAGCGGGCCGAGATGCTGATGGAAATCGCCATCGGCCTTCAGCAACGCCCGAAGTCACCCGATGCGCTGACGGCCGCCGTGGATCTCTACGACAAGGCGCTGTCGATCTGCCCCGCCGGCGAGGATTTGTTGCGGGCCAGGATCGTGGCGCGCCGGGGGACCGCGCTGCAGGCCGTGCCCGAGGAAGGCACCGCCTCGCTGGAGCAGGCGCGCAAGGCCTTCGACCAGGCGATCCCTGTCCTGGCCGAACTGGGCAGGCCCGAGGAAATCGCCGAAGCGGAAATGAACCTGGGTGTGGTGATCCAGAATCTGGCCGGCGCGGGGCGGGCCCGGATCACCGATGCGATCGCGGCCTACCAGCGTGCCTTGCGCACCTTCGAGCGGCGGCGCTTCCCGACGGAATTCGCCATCCTGCAGAACAATCTGGCCACGGCCTTCCTGTCGATCCCGATGACCGACGAGCGCGCCAAGATGCGCGAGGCGCTGGCCGTGCAGGCCTTCGAGGAAGGCTTGAAGGTGGTCAACCTGATCGACCATCCGACCGAATACGCCATGTTGCAGAACAATCTCGGTAACGCGCTGCAATACGCCTCGTCGAGCCATGCGGTCGAAAACAACCTGCGTGCGCTCGATGCCTATGACGAGGCCTTGAAGGTGCGCAGCCGCGCCGACATGCCCGGCGAATATGCGAACACCATCGCCAACAAGGCGAACTGCCTGTGGAACCTGCCCGATGATCCGGCCAACCCGGAACATGGCAACCGAGCCAATCTGTTGCAGGCGAGGGCCTGCTATGCCGAGGCGCGCGAGATCTTCGTGGCCCAGGGCGAGTTGCAGAAGGCGCGGATCGTGGCGGAAGCCTGCGAGCAGGTCGAGCGGGAGCTGTTGGCGGCGCCCGCCGCCAACGGCGGCGGCATCACCGCCGTCGCCCGGACGATGTAA
- a CDS encoding nickel-dependent hydrogenase large subunit, with the protein MSAAVQTLDISPVGRVEGDLDVRVDIQDGVVVNAWTSAELFRGFEIILRDKDPQAGLVVTPRACGICGASHLTCAAWALDTAWKTTVPRNAILARNLGQIVESIQSLPRHHYGLFMIDYTNKNYSNSAYYEEAVKRWSPFTGTNYEIGVTISGRPVEIYALLGGQWPHSSYMVPGGVMCAPTLTDVTRAWSILEHFRRNWMEPIWLGCTLERYEEIRSYDDLMAWLDERPEHANSDLGLFWRMSLDIGLDKYGRGHDRYVSWGYLPHEDRYNKPTIESRNASLIMKSGVYNGTTDTHKLMDQSFTREDVGRAWYDEPGHLHPFERTTKAIQKNEVDHEGRYSWSVAVTHDQDGRLEAGPLSRQLIAGGRHGESWQHYDPLVLDIYKKLGGASVMLRHFARMHEGVKLYREAERILREFRLKDSWYEKPTEKDGRGWGRPRRFAGPCATGSRCRTARSRTIRSSRRRPGMSARARTMVPAARSRRP; encoded by the coding sequence ATGTCAGCAGCCGTTCAAACACTCGATATTTCACCGGTCGGCCGGGTTGAGGGCGACCTCGACGTTCGTGTCGACATCCAGGACGGGGTGGTCGTCAATGCCTGGACCAGCGCCGAGCTGTTCCGCGGCTTCGAGATCATCCTGCGCGACAAGGATCCGCAGGCCGGCCTGGTGGTGACGCCGCGCGCCTGCGGCATCTGCGGTGCCTCGCACCTCACCTGCGCCGCCTGGGCGCTGGACACGGCCTGGAAGACCACGGTGCCGCGCAACGCGATCCTGGCCCGCAATCTGGGACAGATCGTCGAGAGCATCCAGAGCCTGCCGCGGCACCACTACGGCCTGTTCATGATCGATTACACCAACAAGAACTATTCGAATTCGGCCTACTACGAGGAAGCGGTGAAACGCTGGTCGCCCTTCACCGGCACCAACTACGAGATCGGTGTGACCATCTCGGGCCGACCGGTCGAGATCTATGCCCTGCTGGGTGGGCAGTGGCCGCATTCCAGCTACATGGTGCCCGGTGGCGTCATGTGTGCGCCGACCCTGACCGACGTCACCAGGGCCTGGTCGATCCTGGAGCATTTCCGGCGCAACTGGATGGAGCCGATCTGGCTGGGTTGCACCCTGGAACGCTATGAGGAAATCCGCTCCTACGACGATCTCATGGCGTGGCTCGACGAGCGGCCGGAACATGCCAATTCCGATCTGGGCCTGTTCTGGCGCATGAGCCTGGATATCGGCCTCGACAAATACGGGCGAGGTCACGATCGCTACGTGTCCTGGGGCTATCTGCCGCACGAGGACCGCTACAACAAGCCGACGATCGAAAGCCGGAATGCCTCGCTCATCATGAAATCGGGTGTTTATAACGGCACCACCGACACCCACAAGCTGATGGACCAGTCGTTCACCCGGGAAGACGTGGGGCGTGCCTGGTACGACGAGCCGGGCCACCTGCATCCCTTCGAGCGCACCACCAAGGCGATCCAGAAGAACGAAGTCGATCACGAGGGACGCTATTCCTGGTCGGTCGCGGTCACGCACGACCAGGACGGCCGCCTGGAGGCTGGGCCCCTGTCACGCCAGCTCATCGCCGGCGGCCGGCACGGCGAGTCGTGGCAGCACTACGACCCGCTGGTCCTCGACATCTACAAGAAGCTGGGCGGCGCCAGCGTGATGCTGCGCCACTTCGCCCGCATGCACGAGGGGGTGAAGCTGTATCGTGAGGCCGAACGGATCCTGCGGGAATTCCGCCTGAAGGATAGCTGGTACGAAAAGCCGACCGAGAAGGACGGTCGCGGCTGGGGGCGACCGAGGCGATTCGCGGGGCCCTGTGCCACTGGATCGAGGTGCAGAACGGCAAGATCAAGAACTATCAGATCATCGCGCCGACGACCTGGAATGTCGGCCCGCGCTCGAACGATGGTACCCGCGGCCCGATCGAGGAGGCCCTGA
- a CDS encoding hydrogenase maturation protease, whose translation MIAVIGCGNPNRSDDGAGAGVLHLLKARGVGAGREDIRLLDAGTDGMSVMFAARGCRALIIIDAARSGSTPGDLFEVPGAELEQSHKPTLTLHDFRWDHALFAGRKIYGQDFPADVTVLLIEAASLDFGIGLSAPVSAAVERAADRVELLLAERQGRREAAS comes from the coding sequence ATGATCGCGGTCATTGGCTGCGGCAACCCCAACCGCAGCGACGACGGTGCCGGCGCCGGTGTGCTGCATTTGTTGAAGGCGCGCGGCGTGGGGGCGGGACGCGAGGATATTCGCCTGCTCGATGCGGGAACCGACGGGATGTCCGTGATGTTCGCGGCGCGGGGCTGTCGGGCGTTGATCATCATCGACGCGGCGCGTTCGGGATCGACCCCCGGCGATCTCTTCGAGGTGCCGGGGGCCGAACTCGAGCAATCCCACAAACCGACGCTGACCCTGCATGATTTTCGCTGGGATCATGCGCTGTTCGCCGGGCGCAAGATCTATGGCCAGGATTTTCCCGCCGACGTCACGGTATTGCTGATCGAGGCCGCGAGCCTCGACTTCGGCATCGGTCTTTCCGCCCCCGTCTCGGCCGCCGTCGAGCGCGCGGCGGACCGTGTCGAGCTCTTGCTGGCCGAGCGGCAAGGGCGCCGGGAGGCCGCGTCATGA
- a CDS encoding nickel-dependent hydrogenase large subunit, which yields MQNGKIKNYQIIAPTTWNVGPRSNDGTRGPIEEALIGTPIADPRDPVEVGHVCRSYDSCLVCTVHAHDAKTGEELARFRTA from the coding sequence GTGCAGAACGGCAAGATCAAGAACTATCAGATCATCGCGCCGACGACCTGGAATGTCGGCCCGCGCTCGAACGATGGTACCCGCGGCCCGATCGAGGAGGCCCTGATCGGCACCCCGATCGCCGATCCGCGCGATCCCGTCGAGGTCGGGCATGTCTGCCGCTCCTACGACTCCTGCCTCGTCTGCACGGTGCACGCGCACGACGCCAAGACCGGGGAGGAACTTGCAAGGTTCCGAACCGCCTGA
- a CDS encoding NifU family protein, with protein MNAPASLPTQRDDLTGLVGDIQHLEAIFETWGETQRGAISAYRQAIEALHGEALRRLVRALKSDPAALAAMKDALSDEVVYAVMRRLGVVKASLTERVEAALDNVRPMLASHGGDVELVAIRPPAIEVRFVGACDSCPASALTFHSGVKKAVQDACPEITEVLQVKGLGGGACKDDALRFVSPFAIDAVGHWRPVGVLSDIPEGGVRGLELDGAPIILSRQGAVVTCFQNACAHLGFSLDGGTIRDGIIACPFHGFQYDLTSGECLTAPEVQLQPHAVRVIGERVEVRLAR; from the coding sequence ATGAACGCGCCAGCCTCGCTGCCGACCCAACGCGACGACCTGACGGGACTGGTCGGCGACATCCAGCATCTCGAAGCGATCTTCGAGACCTGGGGCGAGACCCAGCGCGGTGCGATCAGTGCCTATCGCCAGGCCATCGAGGCCCTGCACGGCGAGGCGCTGCGCCGGCTGGTGCGCGCGCTCAAGAGCGATCCCGCGGCGCTGGCCGCCATGAAGGACGCTCTGAGCGACGAGGTGGTCTATGCCGTCATGCGCCGCCTGGGCGTGGTCAAGGCCAGCCTGACGGAGCGGGTGGAGGCGGCGCTGGACAATGTGCGGCCGATGCTGGCCTCCCACGGCGGCGATGTCGAACTGGTCGCCATCCGGCCGCCGGCCATCGAAGTGCGCTTCGTCGGCGCCTGCGACAGTTGCCCGGCCTCGGCCCTGACCTTCCATTCGGGCGTGAAGAAAGCCGTGCAGGATGCCTGCCCGGAAATCACCGAGGTGCTGCAGGTCAAGGGCCTGGGCGGCGGGGCGTGCAAGGATGATGCCTTGCGTTTCGTCAGCCCCTTCGCCATCGACGCGGTCGGCCACTGGCGCCCTGTCGGCGTGCTGTCGGATATCCCCGAAGGCGGGGTGCGCGGGCTCGAACTCGACGGCGCGCCCATCATTCTCTCGCGCCAGGGCGCGGTCGTCACCTGCTTCCAGAATGCCTGTGCCCACCTGGGTTTTTCGCTCGACGGTGGCACGATCAGGGACGGCATCATCGCCTGTCCGTTCCACGGTTTCCAATACGACCTGACCAGCGGCGAATGCCTGACCGCGCCGGAAGTGCAACTGCAACCCCATGCGGTGCGCGTCATCGGCGAGCGGGTCGAAGTGAGGCTCGCGCGCTAG